DNA from Sphingomonas sp. R1:
GCCGCACCGGCCGAACCCAAGCCCGCACCGGCGCCCAAGCCCGCCCCGGCCCCCGCGGCGCCCCGCGTCCAGGCCGAGGCCCCCGCGCCGGCACCGCGCCCCGCCCCGCCCGCGCCCGCCGCGCCGGCACCCGTCCTCGAGGACGAGGAGGACGCCGAGCCGGCGGCACCTCGCGCACCGCAGCCGGTGCTGCGCTCGGTCGGCCCGGGCGGCTTCATCCGCCAGAACCCCGGCGAGCAGGCTCCGCCGATCGCCCCGGCCCCGCCGCGCCGCCTGGTCCCCGCCAAGCCCAGCGAGGCAATTGCGGGCAAGACCACGCTGCTCGATCTGAACGACAAGATCTGCAAGTGGCCGCTCGGCCATCCGGGCGAGCCGGACTTCCACTTCTGCGGCGAGAAGGTGAATCCGGGCTTCCCCTACTGCGTCGACCATTGCGGCCACGCCTATCAGGCGCAGCTGCCCCGTCGCGACCGCCGCCCGGCCCCGACGATGCCCTTCGGCGGCACACCCCGCCCGCGCTGAGCTGCGCGACACGCCATGCAAAAGGGGCTCGCACCACCGGTGCGGGCCCCTTTTTCCTGCAGCCAAGGGTGCGGGTCAGCGCGGCGCGAGCCGGTCGGCAAGGCCGGTGTTTCCCTGCGCCGCCGCCACGCTGGCCGCGGTCCGCCCGCTCGCATCCGCGATCGTCGGATCGGCGCCCGCGGCGAGCAGCAGGTCGACCTGCCCCGTCCGCCCGAACAGCGCCGCCATCATCAGCGCAGTCTGCCCCGCCTTGTTACGGGCATTGACGTCGCAGCCGGCCTTGACCAGCCGCGCGGCGATCGCATCGTCCCCCTTGAAGGCCACCCCCATCTGCGCGGTGTTGCCCTGGCCGCCATCGGCGAGGCACGGATCGGCGCCGGCGGCGATCAGCGCCTCCAGCGCCGCCGCCTGACCGTTATAGGCGGCGAGGATTGCGGGCGTGAAGCCACGGGCGTCACGGGCATTGGGGTCCGCCCCCAGCCGCACCAGCCCCGGCACCAGATCAGCCCGGCCGGCACGCGCAGCTTCGAACAGCAGCGCCTGGCGACGCTCGGGGGACGGCAGCTCGGCCGCCGTCTGGGCAGCGGCGATCGGCACGGGGGCGAGCGCGGCCCCAGCCAGCAGAAACAACAGGGTACGCATCGAAGAACTCCGATACCGGGCATGCCCGGGCCGATCGGTGCCGGCCCGGGCATGCTGCGGGACTTCAGTTGGCGGCCATCTGCTCGGCGTGCACCGCGCGATACTCGGCAACCGCCTTCTCCACCTCTGCCAGCGGCACGTTCACCGCCTTGGCGAGCCGGGTGCCATAGTCCTTGTCGGCCTGGTAGAAGTAGCTGACCATGATCGTCCGCGTGCGCGGCGACACGACCTTGCCCAGATCGCCCGAGAGGTTCTTGATCAGGTCCGCCTTCTCTGCCGCCGGCAGCGCACGATAGAAGACGCCCGCCTGGGCGAAGTTGCTGGTCTTGGCGATCGGCTTTGCGGCGACGGTCGCATCCACCGCATAGGGGGCGGCGCCCGCTTCGGCCGGCGTGGTCTTCGGCGCCAGCGCAGCGGGGAAATAGTTCACCCGCGAGGCACGGCCGGAGGCGTTGAGCTGGCCATCCTGGCTGTTGTTGATGACCGCGAACCGCGGCTTGTTGACCGGCAGCGCCAGCGCGTTGGCGCCGATCCGGTAGCGCTGGGTATCGGCATAGCTGAACAGCCGGCCCTGCAGCATGCGATCGGGCGACGCCTCGATGCCCGGCACCATGTTCGACGGCGCGAAGGCGGACTGCTCGGTCCACTCGAAGAAATTGTCCGGCACCTTGTTCAGCGTCATCTCGCCGATCTTGCGGAACGGCACGCCCAGCCACTCCTTGGTATCGTCGAACGGATTGTAGTCAAGCTTGGCGAAGTCCTCGGCGCGCATCACCTGCACCATCAGGTCCCAGCTCGGATAATTGCCCTTGGCGATCTCGGTGTAGAGATCATGGGTGTGATAATCGAAGGCCTGCGCGCCCGCCTGGGACGCGGTGAGGTTGTGGACGCCCTGGCGGCTGATCCAGCGGAACTTGGCGAACACCGTCTCGCCCTTGGCGTTGACCAGCTTGAAGGCATGGACGCCGTTACCGTCCATCGTGCGGTACGAGGCGGGGGTGCCCAGGTTCGAATAGAGCTGGGTGAGCATGTTGGTCGACTCGGGCGTTGCCGAGAAGAAGTCGAAGAACCGGTTCGGGTCCTGGCGATTGGTGGCCGGATCGGGCTTCAGCGAATGCACCATGTCCGGGAACTGCATCGCGTCGCGGATGAAGAAGATCGGCAGGTTGTTGCCCACCAGATCCCAATTGCCCTGATCGGTGTAGAACTTGGTGGCGAAACCGCGCGGATCGCGCAGCCATTCGGGGCTGTCCTTGCCATGGATCACGCTGGAGAAGCGCACGAACACAGGCGTTTCCTTGCCCGGCTGGAACAGCGAGGCCTTGGTGAGATCCGAAAGGTCCGCGGTCGCGCGGAACACGCCGTGCGCGCCGGTGCCGCGGGCATGGACGACGCGTTCGGGCGTGCGCTCGCGATCGAACCGGGCCAGCTTCTCGATGAGGTGCGAATCTTCGAGCAGCACCGGGCCGAGGTCACCCGCCGCCTTGGAATTGCGGTTGTCGCCCACCGGCGCCCCATTGTCGCGGGTCAGCACCGGCGCGGCGCCCGATTCCGCCTGGATGGGGGCATCTGCCTGGGCGCTGACCGGCGCCGCGCTGGTGGTCATGCGGCTGGACACCTGGGTCTCGGTCTGGGCGGCGGCCGCGGCAGGCATGAGGGCGCCGCCGAGCAACGCGGCCATCGCCGCGCCGCTTCGGGTGGAACGAAGCATGAGGAAACTCCCTTTTCTGGTCGGCGGCGGCGCGTCCGGCGCACCACATCACCTGTAGACATCTATGCAGGCGCGAGGATGCGAAGGGGAAACGCAAAGACGCGTTCACAGAAATCGAGCGGACCGCTCAGCAGGAGGAGTCGCCAGCTTGCACGCCGCGCCTCGCACCCCCTATACGTTCCGCATGTCCGAAGACCTCTTCGCAGCGCCCTCCGTCCCCTCCGGCACCTATGACGCCTCGTCGATCGAGGTTCTCGAGGGGCTCGAGCCGGTACGGCGCCGCCCGGGCATGTATATCGGCGGCACCGACGAACGTGCGCTCCACCATCTCGCCGCCGAGATCCTCGACAATGCGATGGACGAGGCGGTCGCCGGCCATGCCAACCGCATCGAGGTGACGCTCGCCGCGCCCAATCGCATTACCATCGTCGACAATGGCCGCGGCATGCCGGTCGACCCGCATCCGCGCTTCCCGGACAAGTCGGCGCTCGAGGTGATTCTCTCGATGCTCCACTCTGGCGGCAAATTCTCGGGCAAGGCCTATGCCACCTCGGGCGGCCTCCACGGCGTCGGCATCTCGGTGGTCAACGCGCTGTCGGTGGACACGGTGGTCGAGGTGGCGCGCGACAGGCAGCTCTACCGCCAGCGCTTCAGCCAGGGCCAGACGCTGGGGCCGCTGGAGAAGATCGGCGGCACGCCCAATCGCCGCGGCACCAGCGTCGCCTTCACGCCGGATCCCGAAATTTTCGGCGAGATGCTGTTCAAGCCGGCACGGCTGTACAAGCTCGCCCGTTCCAAGGCCTATCTGTTCGCGGGCGTAGAAATCCGCTGGAAGTGCGATCCGTCGCTGATCACCGACGATACGCCCGCCGAGGCGGTGTTCCAGTTCCCCGGCGGCCTCGCCGATCATCTGAAGGAACAGGTTGGCAAGCGCGAATGCGCCACCGCCGATTTCTTTGCCGGCACCCAGGAATTCCCAGACTCGCAGGGCCGCGTCGAATGGGCGGTCGCCTGGCCGCTGTGGAGCGACGGCAGCTATAGCTGGTACTGCAACACCATTCCGACCCCCGACGGCGGCACCCACGAACAGGGCCTGCGCCAGGCGCTGGTGCGGAGTCTCCGCAGCTTCGCCGATCTGGTGAACAACAAGAAGGCCAAGGACCTGAGCCCCGACGACGTGGTGACGGGCTCCGAGGTGATGCTGTCGGTTTTCATCCGCGAGCCCCAGTTCCAGAGCCAGACCAAGGATCGCCTGACCAGCCCCGAGGCGACCGCGCTCGTCGAAAAGGCGATCCGCGACCATTTTGACCATTTCCTCACCGACAACATGGAGCGCGGCAAGGCGCTGCTCGGTTATGTGCTGGAGCGGATGGACGATCGCCTGCGCCGCAAGCAGGAGCGCGAGGTCAAGCGCAAGTCGGCCACCTCGGGCCGCAAGCTCCGCCTGCCGGGCAAGCTGACCGACTGTTCGGCCGACAGCCCCGAGGGCACCGAGCTGTTCATCGTCGAGGGCGATTCGGCCGGCGGCTCGGCCAAGCAGGCGCGCGACCGCAAGACGCAGGCGATCCTGCCGATCCGCGGCAAGATCCTCAATGTCGCGAGTGCTACCTCGGCCAAGATCCTGGCCAACCAGGAAATCGCCGACCTGATCCAGGCGCTGGGCTGCGGCACCCGCAAGGATTGCGACGCCGCCCAGCTGCGCTACGAACGCATCATCATCATGACCGATGCCGATGTCGACGGCGCACACATCGCGACGCTGTTGATGACCTTCTTCTTCCAGGAAATGCCGGACCTGGTGCGCAAGGGGCATCTCTACCTCGCCCAGCCGCCGCTGTACCGCCTCACCGTGGGCTCCAAGAGCCTCTACGCCCGCGATGACGCGCACCGCATCGAGATCGAGAAGACGGCGTTCAAGGGCAAGAAGGTCGAGGTCAGCCGGTTCAAGGGCCTCGGCGAGATGAACCCCAACCAGCTCAAGGAAACCACCATGGACCCGGCGACGCGCGGCATGCTGCGCGTGACGCTGCCGCAGGAATATGAGGAGCGCGCGGGCGTCAAGGATCTGGTCGACCGGCTGATGGGCAACAATCCCGCCCATCGCTTCGCGTTCATCCAGGAAAATGCCGCGCGGCTCGACGGGGAAGTGATCGACGCCTGAGGCACCCGCGCGGCTTGCGCGCCGCCGGGCCACGTGTATCATCACCCTAACACGGGGGAGATGATGTCGATGCGTACTACTGCCATTCTTGCGCCGCTGCTCGCCTGCGCGACACCGTGCCTCGCCCAGACGGCCCCCACCGCGCCCGCGGCGGCACCGGTGCAGGCCGACAAGGCCTTCCGCGACCGCGTCAACCAGCTGCCCGATCTGCTGAACGGCAAGGGCGACTATGACGCGGCCTTTGCGGACGGCTTCCGCGCGCAGGTTTCCAAGGCGCAGTTCGACGCGGTCAGCAAGCAACTCCAGGCGAGCGCGGGCCCCTATTCGGATCTCCAGCGGCTGGAAGCGACGACGCCCTGGTCCGGCATCGTCACCGTGGAATATCGCGATGCGCTGGTCAGCATGCGCATCTCGGTCGATCCCGCGGGCGACCACCGCATCATCGGCCTGCTGGTGCAGGGCATGACCGCGCGCGAGACGACGCTCGATGCGGTTGAGGCGGCGCTCAAGGCATTGCACGGCCGCAGCGGCTATGCGCTGGCCCGGCTGGGCGACGGCGCACCGCAGCTGCTGCGCCAGCACCATGCCGACCATGCCTTCGCGATCGGCTCCGAATTCAAGCTGGTGATCCTTGCCGAGCTGATCCGCGCTACCAATGCCGGCGAGCGCCGCTGGGACGATCTCGTCACCTTCGACGGCAGCGCGTTGCCCGGCGGCGGCTATCGGGGCAAGCCGGCGGGCAGCAAGGCGTCGCTACGCGAACTTGCCACGCAGATGATCTCGATCAGCGACAACAGCGCCACCGATATCCTGCTCGCCACGCTCGGCCGCGAGAAGGTGGAGGCGATGCTGCCGGTGGTGGGCATCGCCGATCCGGCGCGCAACCGGCCGTTCCTCGGCACCGGCGAGGTGTTCAAGCTGAAGACGATCCCGGCGCTGCGCGATCGCTACCTCGCGGCCGACGAGACGGGCCGCCGCGCGCTGCTCGAGGGCGCGGTCGCCGCGACGCCGATCACGCAGGTCAACGGCGCGCTGTTCGCCGCCGGCAAGCCGCTGTCGATCGACACGCTCGAATGGTTCGAGACGCCCGCCGATTGCGTCCGGGTGATGGACTGGATTCGCCGCAATACCGAAGGCCCTGCGGGCAAGGATGCCCGCGCGGTCCTTTCCAAGAACCCCGGGATCCCGCCGCTGGCGGCCGGCAAGTGGCAGTTTGTCGGCTACAAGGGCGGGTCGGAGCCCGGCGTGATCGCAATGACACTGCTGCTCCAGGGCAAGGATGGCGGCTGGTACGTCCTCTCCGCCAGGTGGAACGATACCGCACAGGATGTCGAGCAGGGGCGCTTCGCCGGGCTGGTGGGCAAGGCGGCCGAACTGGCCGCCCCGCCTCAATAGGCGATCCGCACCGATCCCCGCACCGTGCGCGGCGCGCCAGGATAGACCCACAGGCTGCTGTACGAGCTCATCGCATAGCGCGCGTCGAACAGGTTGTCGGCCTCCAGCCGCACGCTCACGCGGCGCGAAAAGGCGTATTCGGCTGCCGCCTTAGCCTTCACATAGGCCGGGAGCCTGAGCCCGCTGCCGTCGATCGCACCGGTGCGATCGCCGACATAGGCAAGGCCGCCGCTCAGCGACGGCCCGCGTCCATCGCCATCGAGGAAGCGGCCGAGCAGGAAGACGGTGCCCGCATGGGTCGGCACGTCGAGCACCCGGTCGGTGGCGAAGCTGCGGTCGAGCGTGCGGGCATGCGTCCAGGCATAGTTGGCGACGAGCTGCCAGTGGCGGGTCAGCTTCGCGGATCCGTCCACCTCGATGCCGTGGCTCTTCAGGCGGCCCACCGGCGCGTTGAAATTCGGGTCGACCGGATCGTTGGTCAGAATGTTGCGCTTCTCGATGTCGAACCAGCTGACCGACACGTCCACCCCCGGCAGCCGCGCCGAGGCACCCAGCTCATAGCCCTTGCCCGTCTCCGGCGCGAAGCCGCTGCCGGTGCGGCCGGTGCCCGAGTTGAGCACAAAATTCTCGCCCCAGTTCGCGTGCAGCGCAAAGCGCGGATCGAGCCGGTATTGCGCCCCCACCCGGAAGGTGACCGGATCGTCCACCGCGCGGCCCACCGCGCCGGTGCGGTTGTTGGTGATACGCTGGCGGTAGGGATCGTAGCGCACCGCACCGCTCAGCGTCAGCCGGTCGGTCACCTGCCACAGATCCTGCACATAGAGCGTCGCCGCCCAGCGCTTCTCGCGATTGTCGGTGAAGGGCGCGAGCGGCAGCGCGGTGCCGCCATAGACGGGCGCGAACACGTCGATCGCATAGGGCGCCGCGGCGCTGGGGCTGCGGCGCAGCAGCAGCTCGTGATAGTCGAGCACATAGCCCTTCACGCCGAGGCTCAGTTGATGGCGGGCGATGTGGCCCGTCAGCTCCATGCGCGCCGAGACGTCGTCCACCGTATAGCCGCGCTGGCGACGCTGGCGCCACAGGCTGGTGCCCACCAGTCGCGACTGGTCCGCCGAAAAGCCGTTGAGCGATCCGGTGCGCCACGCCACGCCGCCGTTCAGCGCCCAGCCACCGCCAAGCGCGACCTCGCCGGTCAGCTGATGGCGCTCGTTGCGAAAGCGCGTCACGCCATTGGCCGGCTCGCCGAAAAAGCGGTTGCGCGGCAGCGCGTTTGCGTCGCCGGCGATGGCAGGCATGCCGCGGTCGAACGGCGTGTCGAACCGGGTGATCTCGCCGACATAGGTGAGCCTGACCCCATCCGACGGCCGCCAGGTGATCGAGGGTGCGATCGTCCGCCGCTTGAGCGTCACGAAATCGCGCCAGCCGTCGCTGTCCTCGATCGCGCCGGCCAGCCGCACCGCGAGCGTGGGCGTGAGCGGCTGGGTGAGATCCAGCTCGGCGCGCCGGGTGTTGAACGAACCATAGGTCAGAGTCGCGCTGCCGGTGGCGACGGTCCCGGGCGTCTTGCTGACCAGGTTCACCCGGCCGCCCGGGTCGGCATCGCCGAACAGCGCGCCCATCGGCCCTTTCAGCAGTTCGATCCGCTCGGTCGTGGCGGGATCACGCGGCGGCGCCATGCCGCGATTGGCAAGGAAGCCATCGACATAATATTCCGCGCCGCCGTCCGGCGTGCCGAGGAACCCGCGGATTGCAAAATTGTCCATCACGCCGCCGCGGTTGTTCTGATTGCTGACCCCGCTGATCAGCTCCAGCGCGTCGGACAGGCGATAGCTGCCGGCGGCAGTGAGCAGGTCCCGCTCCAGTGCCCGGCTCGATTGCGACATGCGCTCGGTCGCGGGATCGGCGGAAAGCGTGCGGTCGGTCTTGCGTGCCGCGGTGCCGAGTACGACGATTTCCTGACCGGCCGCATCGGTGTCGGTATCCCGCGTATCGGCGGCAGCGGGAGATATCGTGCCCAGCGAAAGCAAGGCGGCCGTGGCGAGTGTCACGCGCAAAATGGGTTGCCCTTTGTGTGATGTTGTATCATTGCGCTGCAATATGACGCAGACATTGTCAACCGGTGACAGCCCCTCGCCCCGCCCCCGCATCCGATCCATCGACGCGCTGCGCGGGCTGGTGATGCTGCTGATGCTGGTCGATCACACCCGCGAATCCTTCTATTCGACGGTGCCGGTGCCCGATCCGCTGGGGGTGGAGACGCCCACCGCGCTGTTCGTCACCCGGCTGACCGCGCATTTCTGCGCGCCGGTGTTCGTGCTGCTCACCGGGCTCGGCGCCTGGCTCTATGCCGAGAAGCGCGGCGGGCCGGCGGCGGCATCGGACTTTCTGTGGAAGCGCGGGCTGTTCCTGGTGGTGCTGGAGCTGACGCTGGTCAACATCGCCTGGGGCTTCGATCTCACCCCGCCGATGCTCTACCTACAGGTGATCTGGGTGATCGGCCTTGCCATGCTGGCGCTGGCGCTGCTGGTGCACCTGCCCCGTCCGGCGCTGGTCGCGCTGGGGCTGGCGATCGTGCTGGGGCACAATCTGCTCGACGGCGTGCATGTGACCAGCGAACCGGGCCATGCCCTCTGGGCCGTGCTGCACGAGCGCACCATCTTCGATCTGCCCTGGGGCCAGCGCCTGCGGATCAGCTATCCGCTGCTGCCCTGGATCGGCGTGATCGCGCTCGGCTATGCGCTGGGGCCGTGGTTCGCCGCCACGATGGATGGGGCCAAGCGGCGACGGTGGCTGGTGCGGCTCGGCCTGGCTGCGTTAACGCTGTTCGTGCTGCTGCGCGCGACCAATTTCTATGGCGATCTTCACCCCTGGCGGGCGGGCGGCGATGCGCTCGGCACCGCGCTCCAGTTCGTCAACCTCACCAAATATCCGCCATCGGCGGATTTCGTGCTGGCGACGCTGGGCGTGGGGCTGATCGTGCTCGCCGCGTTCGAACGGTTGCCGGATCGCGCCGCGACGTTTCTGGCGGTGCTCGGCGGCGCGCCGCTATTCTTCTATCTGCTCCACCTCTATCTGCTGAACGGGCTGAACCAGCTGTGCCGTCTGCTGCTGGGCGTGGCGGGTCCGGTCAACGTGCCGAACGTCGCCGCACTATGGCTGCTGGCGGCCGGGATCGCGGTGCCCTGCTGGTTCGCCACCCGTGCCTTCGGCCGGATCAAGCGGCGGAGCAGCGCATGGTGGATGCGCTATCTATAGCTCGCCACGCATCCGCCGCTGGTGGTATTTCACCCGCACGGTAATGCCCAGCACCATCAGGAAGAAGGCGAGGCCGAGCACCGCCGCGGGCACCGCCACCGGCATCGGCAGCACCTTCGCCCGGAGCGCCGCGAGCAGCGCGCCCAGCACCGCCAGCCATACCGCGCCCATCCGCAGCGGCCGCGCGATCTGCTTCAGCTCGGCCTTATAGGCGGCGCGCTCGGCGGGATCGTTCAGGTTCGGCGGGGTCGGCATGTCCAGTCTTCCTTCAGCAGCCCGTAGAGCGTGGTGTCGCGGATGCCGATATGGGTCTCCCATTCGGCCCGCAGCACGCCTTCCAGCCGGAAGCCCAGCCGCTCGAGCAGCCGGCGCGAATACACATTGTCCGGGTCCGTGTCCGCAAAAACCCGCCGCTGGCCTTCGACGAGGAACAGGTGCTCGATCACGGTGGCGATCGCCTCCTCGGCCAGCCCCTGCCCCCAGTGCGACCGGGCGAGGAGATAGCCGATCTCGCTGACCTTCGCCCGCCGCTCGCCCACCGCGACATAGCCGATCGCGGCGTCTTCGGTGGCGGGCAGGATCGCCCAGACCCGCCAGGCGGGATCGCCGCGGCCGAAGCTGGCGCGGGTCTGGTCGATCGTCTCGTGCGGCGGATGGCTCCACCATCGCATCAGCGCGGGATCGGCCAAGCTGGGGAACAGCGCCTCGGCATCCTCCACGCCGCGGGGCCGCAGCCGCAGCCTTGGGCTCGTCAGGGTCGGGGTGCCCCGCGCGGCACCCTCGCGCTCAGCGATTGCCACCGATCAGATCACCCAGCCCGCCCAGCACCGAACCCTCGCCGCGATTATGCCCGCCGCCCATGCCGGCCGCCATCATCCGGCCCGCCAGCCGGGCGAAGGGCAGCGACTGGATCCACACCTTGCCCGGACCGCGCAGCCGGGCGAAGAACACGCCCTCGCCGCCGAACAACATGCTGCGCACCCCGCCTACCGAGACCAGGTCGAAATCGACCGAGGGAGTCAGCGCCGCCAGGCAGCCGGTGTCGACGTGCAGCTCCTCACCCGGCGCAAGCTCACGCTCGACGATCGCGCCACCCATCTGGACGAACACCCAGCCATCGCCGTCCAGCCGCTGCATGATGAAGCCTTCGCCGCCGAACAGCCCGGTCATCACCCGGCGCTGAAAGGCGATGCCCATCTGGACGCCCTTGGCGGCGGCGAGAAACGAGTCTTTCTGGCAGATCAGCGTGCCGCCGATATCGGCGAGGCGCAGCGGCACGATGGCGCCGGGCGTCGGCGAGGCGAAGGCGACGCGCGCCTTGCCGCTGCCCTGGTGGGTGAACACGGTGGTGAACAGCCCCTCGCCCGTCACCAGCCTTTTGCCGGCGCCGAGCAGCTTGTCCATGAAGCCGCCGCCGGCATTGCTGCCGTCGCCGAACACGGTCTGCATCGTGATCGGTGCATCCTTCCAGACCATCGCGCCGGCTTCCGCCACCGCGCTCTCGCCAGGATCGAGCTCGATCTCGACGAACTGGAGTTCCTGGCCCTTGATCTCGAAATCGATATCGTCGGCATAGCCGTCGCGGCGCGTGTGCGACCAGGGGCTCATCGGCGGCATTCGTCTCTCCTGTATGTGGTGCAGCGGCGTACTACACCAAAGGCCAACGGTCGGAAATCCTCCCGACACACCAGTCGTAATTCCCGCGAAGGCGGGAATCCATTTGCCAGGATGGCAGGGATGGCGCCGCAGCGCTCCCATCAATGGATCCCCGCCTTCGCGGGGATGACGGTGGGTTGGGTGGGTTGGCCTCCCCATCGCCCGGGGTGACAGGCGGGGTGCGCTGTGCCATTGCGCAATTTAATTACAACAGATGAGTCGGCGTGCAGCCGGCCCGCAGGAGAGTAGCATGCGTGTGATCGACCATGTGATCGCAGGAGCGGCAGGCGCAGGCAGCAGCCGCCGCTCGGACGTTTTCGACCCCAATAGCGGCGCGGTGCAGGCGCAGGTCACGCTCGGCACCGCCGCCGATCTCGATCGTGCGATCGCCGCGGCGCAGGCCGCCCAGCCCGGCTGGGCTGCGACCAATCCGCAGCGCCGCGCCCGCGTGATGTTCCGCTTCAAGGAATTGGTCGAGGCGAACATGGAGGCACTCGCCCACATGCTGTCGTCCGAGCATGGCAAGGTGATCGCCGATTCGAAGGGCGACATCCAGCGCGGGCTCGAGGTGATCGAGTTCGCCTGCGGCATCCCCCACGCGCTCAAGGGCGAGTATACGCAAGGGGCCGGCCCCGGCATCGACGTCTATTCGATGCGGATGCCGCTCGGCATCGGCGCAGGCATCACGCCGTTCAACTTTCCCGCAATGATCCCGATGTGGATGTTTGGGGTAGCGATCGCCTGCGGCAACGCCTTCATTCTCAAGCCGTCCGAGCGCGACCCCTCGGTCCCCGTCCGCCTCGCCGAGCTGATGCTCGAGGCGGGCGCTCCCGCCGGAATTCTCCAGGTGGTGCAGGGCGACAAGGAGATGGTCGACGCGATCCTCGACCATCCCGCGATCGGCGCGGTGAGCTTCGTCGGCTCGTCGGACATCGCGCATTACGTCTACCAACGCGGCGTGGCAGCAGGAAAGCGCGTCCAGGCGATGGGGGGCGCCAAGAACCACGGCATCGTCATGCCCGATGCCGATCTCGACCAGGTCGTGGCCGACCTCTCCGGCGCCGCGTTCGGTTCGGCCGGCGAGCGCTGCATGGCGCTGCCGGTGGTGGTGCCGGTTGGCGACAAGACCGCGGATGCGCTGCGCGAAAAGCTGATCCCGGCGATCGAGGCGCTGCGCGTGGGTGTCTCCACCGATGCCGAGGCGCAGTACGGTCCGGTGGTCAACGCCGCGCACAAGGCCCGCGTCGAGAGCTGGATCCAGACCGGCG
Protein-coding regions in this window:
- a CDS encoding TIGR00266 family protein, which gives rise to MPPMSPWSHTRRDGYADDIDFEIKGQELQFVEIELDPGESAVAEAGAMVWKDAPITMQTVFGDGSNAGGGFMDKLLGAGKRLVTGEGLFTTVFTHQGSGKARVAFASPTPGAIVPLRLADIGGTLICQKDSFLAAAKGVQMGIAFQRRVMTGLFGGEGFIMQRLDGDGWVFVQMGGAIVERELAPGEELHVDTGCLAALTPSVDFDLVSVGGVRSMLFGGEGVFFARLRGPGKVWIQSLPFARLAGRMMAAGMGGGHNRGEGSVLGGLGDLIGGNR
- a CDS encoding CoA-acylating methylmalonate-semialdehyde dehydrogenase — encoded protein: MRVIDHVIAGAAGAGSSRRSDVFDPNSGAVQAQVTLGTAADLDRAIAAAQAAQPGWAATNPQRRARVMFRFKELVEANMEALAHMLSSEHGKVIADSKGDIQRGLEVIEFACGIPHALKGEYTQGAGPGIDVYSMRMPLGIGAGITPFNFPAMIPMWMFGVAIACGNAFILKPSERDPSVPVRLAELMLEAGAPAGILQVVQGDKEMVDAILDHPAIGAVSFVGSSDIAHYVYQRGVAAGKRVQAMGGAKNHGIVMPDADLDQVVADLSGAAFGSAGERCMALPVVVPVGDKTADALREKLIPAIEALRVGVSTDAEAQYGPVVNAAHKARVESWIQTGVDEGAELVIDGRGFQLQGHEQGFFIGPSLFDRVTPAMKSYQEEIFGPVLQIVRAPDFETALRLPSEHQYGNGVAIFTRNGHAAREFAARVNVGMVGINVPIPVPVAYHSFGGWKRSAFGDVNQHGMEGVRFWTKVKTVTQRWPDGAPDGSNAFVIPTMG
- a CDS encoding DUF1624 domain-containing protein; this encodes MTQTLSTGDSPSPRPRIRSIDALRGLVMLLMLVDHTRESFYSTVPVPDPLGVETPTALFVTRLTAHFCAPVFVLLTGLGAWLYAEKRGGPAAASDFLWKRGLFLVVLELTLVNIAWGFDLTPPMLYLQVIWVIGLAMLALALLVHLPRPALVALGLAIVLGHNLLDGVHVTSEPGHALWAVLHERTIFDLPWGQRLRISYPLLPWIGVIALGYALGPWFAATMDGAKRRRWLVRLGLAALTLFVLLRATNFYGDLHPWRAGGDALGTALQFVNLTKYPPSADFVLATLGVGLIVLAAFERLPDRAATFLAVLGGAPLFFYLLHLYLLNGLNQLCRLLLGVAGPVNVPNVAALWLLAAGIAVPCWFATRAFGRIKRRSSAWWMRYL
- a CDS encoding GNAT family N-acetyltransferase, producing MAIAEREGAARGTPTLTSPRLRLRPRGVEDAEALFPSLADPALMRWWSHPPHETIDQTRASFGRGDPAWRVWAILPATEDAAIGYVAVGERRAKVSEIGYLLARSHWGQGLAEEAIATVIEHLFLVEGQRRVFADTDPDNVYSRRLLERLGFRLEGVLRAEWETHIGIRDTTLYGLLKEDWTCRPRRT